A region from the Citrobacter telavivensis genome encodes:
- a CDS encoding conjugal transfer protein TraG codes for MTANSFLEYFLVLFGWVMNNAMWSILSSTGLFALPLVVRVLGVWLKVREEGADEGNKGLLALPRIEHALYVSYLVMLFCCIPLLPVDISTIKFDSSRAKQCGVSVPTPQNSGYKGLVNDFDGRTAEVPVWWYLLHMMSKGTTQAMIASIPCGTNLRQMRFDVQNTKLRDPVLLQEVQEFADQCYSRAYFRLKNSNSQLSDATINSVGWIGSSYFLNTSGYYDYYTAMTPRSQWPYNSSRDSGYPDTGAGGYPTCKTWWSDGTSGLRKRVLASFSDNTRKEMQRQFPGKQWEEIALRWLVSPRNADLSGAGTTYAVGSSDTTTGVVGNLTRLTSSIGLGLKQAEALPGFDAMKQALPMIQALLLMMIITVIPALMMFSAYDPKTIFTISFALFALQFITFWWELAGWLDDRLITILYDNMAEQGIANSSVPFAAFFSSTADGWIMNLVLGMMYLVFPMFWVGMLSWAGVRIGNMANNFSDASKMPTDAGSEAGKKAQGVAIDAASGGIKSGLSKG; via the coding sequence ATGACCGCAAACAGTTTTCTGGAATATTTTCTCGTTCTCTTTGGCTGGGTAATGAACAATGCCATGTGGAGCATTCTCAGCAGTACAGGCCTTTTTGCATTGCCACTGGTGGTCAGGGTTCTTGGCGTCTGGCTGAAAGTGAGGGAGGAGGGGGCTGACGAGGGGAACAAAGGGCTTCTTGCCCTTCCGCGAATCGAACATGCACTGTATGTGTCTTATCTTGTGATGCTCTTTTGCTGTATTCCGCTGTTGCCGGTTGATATCAGCACAATCAAGTTCGACAGCTCGCGCGCTAAACAGTGCGGCGTCAGTGTGCCGACGCCACAGAATTCTGGCTACAAGGGACTCGTTAACGATTTTGACGGTCGTACGGCCGAGGTTCCAGTTTGGTGGTATCTCCTGCATATGATGTCGAAGGGCACAACGCAGGCAATGATTGCGTCAATCCCATGCGGTACGAATTTGCGACAGATGCGTTTTGACGTTCAGAACACGAAACTGCGTGATCCTGTGTTGTTGCAGGAGGTCCAGGAATTTGCAGATCAATGTTACTCGAGAGCATATTTCAGACTGAAAAACAGCAACAGCCAGCTCAGTGATGCCACCATCAACTCCGTGGGCTGGATAGGTAGCAGCTACTTCCTGAATACTTCCGGATATTATGACTACTACACGGCTATGACGCCACGTAGCCAGTGGCCTTACAACAGCAGCCGGGACAGTGGCTATCCGGATACTGGTGCAGGTGGATATCCAACATGTAAGACGTGGTGGTCCGATGGTACTTCCGGGCTTCGCAAACGAGTTCTGGCCAGTTTTAGTGATAACACACGTAAGGAGATGCAGCGTCAGTTCCCCGGAAAGCAGTGGGAAGAAATTGCGTTACGCTGGCTTGTCAGCCCACGCAACGCAGATCTCTCCGGCGCCGGTACCACTTATGCTGTTGGCAGTAGCGACACAACCACCGGAGTAGTTGGTAATCTTACACGCCTTACCTCGTCTATTGGTCTTGGACTGAAACAGGCCGAGGCGTTACCTGGTTTTGATGCAATGAAGCAGGCACTGCCGATGATCCAGGCATTATTGCTGATGATGATAATCACGGTCATTCCTGCGTTAATGATGTTCAGCGCCTACGATCCGAAAACCATTTTTACCATCTCCTTCGCGTTATTCGCTCTTCAGTTCATTACGTTCTGGTGGGAACTGGCAGGTTGGCTTGATGACAGATTGATCACCATCCTCTATGACAATATGGCTGAGCAGGGGATTGCAAACAGCTCGGTGCCTTTCGCGGCTTTCTTTAGCTCAACGGCTGATGGATGGATTATGAACCTGGTACTGGGGATGATGTACCTGGTCTTTCCGATGTTCTGGGTTGGTATGCTGAGTTGGGCTGGAGTTCGAATTGGTAATATGGCTAACAACTTTAGTGATGCTTCTAAAATGCCTACGGATGCTGGCTCGGAAGCAGGTAAAAAAGCTCAAGGGGTGGCGATTGATGCAGCTTCAGGCGGGATTAAATCAGGATTAAGCAAAGGATAA
- a CDS encoding integrating conjugative element protein, whose protein sequence is MKKAGLLLIFASLPAMATDISLSSSGASVSGNAISDGLFYSIGGSSVISPPPSRNNMSRIGINGGLSSDLMCGNFDIKTTVGNQLNGITSGFKDLMGNVIQGATGAVMSMPAMAIQRANPGLYEMLTNGVLQAGLSFDKAMLNCQSMSKKLADYTIGNKWQQVAVSEEYKDIVATSGGDAVSSDQKLQKATGEEGVTWVGGQKRGGKGQPAIQPTRDLAKAGYNMMNNLPVTSNSSVGSSSCNGTACQRYKSSEEAAAAVVKVLGDRSIRTCRETSECTSGGTDNQPGSAVAGTGFSPILEDATKENLEQLSKLVSGELQPTTDNLSALKTGSLVVTRGVIQALRDDPDKAALVQRLAGELAMSDTVETALTMRRMLTTGESEPNAAEQPEAIAEGDRRIDALDRELTALRNEMELRKSISNNSLLTALERQGTRNQDNRLQQKAGNEDQGFSQMGQSQSSGAN, encoded by the coding sequence ATGAAAAAAGCAGGACTTTTACTGATTTTTGCCTCGCTGCCGGCAATGGCAACTGATATCTCTTTGTCTTCATCGGGGGCGTCAGTTAGCGGTAACGCTATCAGCGATGGGCTCTTTTATTCTATTGGTGGCAGTTCGGTTATTTCACCCCCGCCCAGTCGTAACAATATGTCCAGGATAGGCATTAATGGTGGCCTTAGCAGTGATCTGATGTGTGGCAATTTCGACATCAAAACAACCGTTGGCAACCAGCTGAATGGTATTACCAGCGGGTTTAAGGATCTGATGGGGAATGTGATTCAGGGGGCGACTGGTGCTGTCATGAGTATGCCGGCAATGGCTATTCAGCGCGCAAACCCCGGGCTGTATGAAATGCTCACCAATGGCGTTCTGCAGGCCGGTTTGAGCTTTGATAAAGCGATGTTGAACTGTCAGAGCATGTCGAAGAAACTGGCTGATTATACCATTGGCAATAAATGGCAGCAGGTAGCTGTCTCTGAAGAGTACAAAGATATTGTGGCCACAAGTGGCGGCGATGCGGTTTCCAGCGACCAGAAACTGCAAAAAGCAACTGGAGAGGAAGGCGTGACGTGGGTTGGTGGGCAGAAAAGAGGCGGCAAGGGGCAGCCCGCAATTCAGCCCACTCGGGATCTGGCCAAAGCTGGTTATAACATGATGAATAATTTGCCAGTGACCAGTAACAGCAGCGTCGGCTCCTCGAGCTGCAATGGTACCGCATGCCAACGTTATAAATCTTCTGAAGAGGCCGCTGCGGCCGTTGTTAAAGTGCTTGGTGATCGCTCCATCAGGACTTGCCGGGAAACCAGTGAATGTACCAGTGGTGGAACCGATAACCAGCCGGGCAGTGCTGTCGCTGGTACTGGCTTTTCTCCCATCCTTGAGGATGCCACGAAAGAGAATCTGGAGCAGCTTAGTAAGCTGGTTAGTGGTGAGCTGCAGCCCACCACTGATAACCTTTCCGCACTGAAAACCGGCAGTCTGGTTGTCACCCGCGGGGTAATTCAGGCATTACGTGACGATCCGGACAAAGCGGCCCTGGTTCAGCGGCTTGCCGGCGAACTGGCGATGTCCGATACCGTTGAAACCGCGCTAACAATGCGCAGGATGCTCACCACTGGTGAATCCGAACCTAATGCTGCAGAGCAGCCGGAAGCCATTGCTGAGGGTGATCGCCGCATCGATGCCCTCGATCGCGAGCTGACGGCGCTGCGTAATGAGATGGAGTTACGCAAATCTATAAGCAATAACAGCCTGCTGACGGCACTGGAGCGGCAGGGGACAAGGAATCAGGATAACCGTCTGCAGCAGAAAGCCGGTAACGAGGACCAGGGCTTCAGCCAGATGGGCCAGTCTCAGTCTTCCGGAGCAAACTGA
- a CDS encoding TIGR03756 family integrating conjugative element protein — protein sequence MKSFSFRPRRLAIATLLVCSGTMASVNTANLLASAASTDCISWRVSGICYWLLCTPFGCTVKTSVKVTHFIPEAVVSAYLNPGDNPWTEMSTVSNAASGAEGSLLESVTGVSTGGGRQEMKAPGERKQNLHFYYGDAYGHPATKVIGGMVPGYSCDSAATPFMPYFNSSLDALVWRTGVPETLYPEALIPGQREIGETTSGNMWGNVYPRSGFVTQTDSYKSAAVVVQRVADVITRSGQLHVYNPLTGQKSPGYWPPEPVKENTGTKNHKWQRLSPQLSQTCAVFPDTNGQIAQDGNYAWALWQPYSCCKRRGQTFLSSTDFS from the coding sequence ATGAAATCTTTCTCCTTCCGCCCACGTCGACTGGCGATCGCCACATTGCTGGTTTGTTCCGGCACCATGGCCAGCGTCAATACAGCGAATCTTCTGGCCAGCGCGGCAAGTACAGACTGTATCAGCTGGCGTGTCAGTGGTATCTGCTACTGGTTATTGTGTACCCCATTTGGTTGCACGGTGAAAACCTCGGTGAAAGTGACACATTTCATTCCGGAGGCTGTGGTATCGGCTTACCTCAACCCCGGAGATAACCCCTGGACTGAAATGTCCACAGTTAGTAACGCCGCCAGCGGTGCTGAAGGTTCTCTGCTGGAAAGTGTGACGGGTGTGAGTACGGGGGGCGGTCGTCAGGAGATGAAAGCTCCCGGGGAACGTAAGCAGAACCTGCATTTCTATTACGGCGACGCCTATGGCCATCCAGCAACAAAAGTCATTGGCGGTATGGTGCCGGGCTATTCATGCGACAGTGCTGCCACTCCTTTCATGCCCTATTTCAACAGCTCACTGGATGCTCTGGTCTGGCGAACGGGTGTCCCGGAGACCCTTTATCCCGAAGCACTCATCCCCGGGCAACGAGAAATCGGGGAAACCACATCCGGCAATATGTGGGGGAACGTTTATCCACGTAGCGGGTTTGTCACCCAGACAGACAGTTACAAATCAGCAGCGGTTGTAGTTCAGCGTGTCGCTGACGTCATTACCCGCTCCGGCCAGCTCCACGTCTACAACCCCCTTACGGGACAGAAGTCCCCGGGTTACTGGCCACCCGAGCCGGTAAAAGAAAATACCGGCACCAAAAACCACAAATGGCAGCGACTTTCGCCTCAGTTGTCCCAGACCTGTGCAGTGTTTCCCGACACCAATGGCCAGATTGCCCAGGACGGTAACTATGCCTGGGCATTGTGGCAACCGTACAGCTGCTGCAAACGTCGCGGCCAGACGTTCCTTTCCAGCACCGATTTCTCATAA
- a CDS encoding TIGR03757 family integrating conjugative element protein: MKMPFCCLAALFLSVGASAGTVIYTDSSHTIAANPGPDVSVVELDAPERVQADIFGQLSADPVLAEQRARAVISSPNFRQQQQQLAEAYAGVTHAWSLGLEKYPAVVFDDVFVVYGTTDVNEATRQLAAWKEKNR, translated from the coding sequence ATGAAAATGCCATTTTGCTGCCTGGCAGCACTGTTCCTTTCCGTCGGTGCCAGTGCCGGCACAGTGATATATACCGACTCCTCTCATACCATAGCAGCAAATCCTGGTCCGGATGTCTCCGTTGTTGAGCTCGATGCGCCCGAACGTGTACAGGCGGACATTTTCGGTCAGTTATCTGCCGATCCCGTTCTTGCAGAACAACGTGCCCGGGCAGTGATCTCTTCCCCGAATTTCCGGCAGCAGCAACAACAACTGGCGGAAGCTTATGCGGGTGTCACTCATGCCTGGTCCCTCGGCCTGGAAAAATACCCGGCTGTGGTTTTTGATGACGTCTTTGTTGTCTACGGTACGACTGATGTCAACGAGGCAACCCGTCAGCTCGCTGCCTGGAAGGAGAAGAACCGATGA
- a CDS encoding conjugative transfer ATPase, which produces MAFPLFSRRRASQDAHQYGNGPFSVSGYEPLTREGQLTHSDEARLYSTAPSIIDHVPWGEYLPEHECILLDDGVSVGAVYEIIPVGTEGRPETRLDEICNIAENALQDSLPELDDHQWVVQFFCQDDSDLSTYMDTIRGYVRPRAQGTAFTKAWLAEQERHLENVAVEQGLFVDEAVTGAAWRGQIRRTRMVVYRWVETPYRDPMPPEVLLKQVCDRLTAALSGAGIRCEKQNGEQIHSWLLRWFNPAPAWVDKKTLYRCAKHSDHAPGDLPLLNDFSESLWFTRPRSDAESGVWWFDDVAHKAVPVARLRTAPSTGHLTGEVKRGDNVNAIMDLLPEGTVLAMTLVVQPQDKLEESFASLSRNSMGENVDSLRAREDAATARNFLGNKHKLYRAAITLLIKAQDKETLDKRYLDLSSKLLNCGMEPINPEHDIGPLSSYMRALPMCFNPQMDKHNWYTRLMFVQHFACLAPIYGRDTGTGHPGLTFWNRGGGPLSVDPLNKNDRTQNAHLLLFGPTGAGKSATALDKLAQMVAIYRPRIFLLEAGNSFGLFGDYCNSLGLSVHRVSIKPGKVISLAPFGDSHLLMQAKPETLVTSEEALPDIDEDDEDKDEERDILGEMEIAARLMITGGEAAEEERMTRADRGMIREAILIAARKAFDENRQMLPEDLMFSLENIARDVSMGEDGREKRTPARRARAEEMAEALRMFTEGFEGELFNRPGAQWPEADVTIVDLGTLAREGYEAQMAVAVISLLNTINNIAEREQFSDRDIIVPIDEAHIVTANPLLGPYATKIVKMWRKLGSWLWLFTQNLEDFPDTAKKMLNMAEWWICLVMPPDEVEQIARFKTLTEEQKAMLLSATKLPRKYTEGVILSRKVQALFRAVPPSLYLALGMTEKEEKAERRAIMNELNCSELEAAFHVARRLDEKRGIGTIQGTI; this is translated from the coding sequence ATGGCTTTCCCTTTATTTAGCCGACGTCGAGCGTCTCAGGATGCTCATCAGTACGGTAACGGTCCGTTTTCCGTCAGTGGGTATGAACCGCTTACCCGGGAAGGGCAACTGACTCATTCAGATGAAGCGCGTCTGTATTCCACGGCACCTTCCATTATCGATCATGTTCCCTGGGGTGAGTATTTGCCAGAGCATGAATGTATTCTGCTTGACGATGGCGTATCCGTTGGGGCCGTGTATGAGATTATCCCTGTGGGCACTGAAGGGCGCCCGGAAACACGTCTGGACGAGATCTGCAATATCGCTGAGAACGCCCTACAGGACAGTCTCCCTGAACTGGATGATCACCAATGGGTGGTACAGTTTTTCTGCCAGGATGACTCTGATCTCTCTACTTATATGGATACTATCAGAGGCTATGTCAGGCCAAGAGCTCAGGGAACTGCATTCACGAAAGCCTGGCTGGCTGAACAGGAGCGCCACCTAGAAAATGTGGCGGTGGAACAGGGGCTTTTTGTAGACGAGGCTGTCACAGGGGCCGCCTGGAGAGGGCAAATTCGCAGAACGCGCATGGTGGTTTACCGTTGGGTTGAGACACCTTATCGTGACCCCATGCCACCGGAGGTGCTGCTGAAACAGGTCTGCGATCGCCTGACTGCAGCACTGAGCGGTGCCGGTATCCGGTGCGAAAAGCAGAACGGCGAGCAAATCCATAGTTGGCTGTTGCGCTGGTTCAACCCGGCGCCGGCGTGGGTCGATAAGAAAACATTGTATCGTTGCGCAAAACACTCCGATCATGCACCGGGCGATTTGCCTCTTCTGAATGATTTCAGCGAAAGCCTCTGGTTTACCCGCCCGCGAAGTGATGCCGAAAGCGGTGTGTGGTGGTTTGATGATGTGGCACATAAAGCTGTTCCGGTTGCCCGCCTGCGTACTGCACCTTCTACCGGTCATCTGACGGGGGAGGTAAAACGTGGTGATAATGTGAATGCCATTATGGATCTGCTTCCGGAAGGGACAGTTCTGGCCATGACCCTGGTGGTTCAGCCTCAGGACAAGCTTGAAGAAAGTTTTGCGAGCCTTAGCCGCAATTCAATGGGGGAGAATGTTGATTCCCTGCGTGCTCGCGAAGACGCTGCTACAGCGCGTAATTTCCTGGGAAACAAACACAAGCTTTACCGTGCGGCCATCACACTGCTTATCAAGGCTCAGGACAAGGAAACACTCGATAAACGGTATCTTGATCTCAGCAGTAAATTACTGAACTGTGGGATGGAACCGATAAATCCAGAACACGATATTGGTCCTCTCAGCAGTTATATGCGTGCGTTACCTATGTGCTTTAACCCTCAAATGGATAAACACAACTGGTACACGCGCCTTATGTTTGTACAGCATTTTGCATGTCTCGCCCCTATTTATGGTCGCGACACCGGTACTGGTCACCCGGGGCTTACGTTCTGGAATCGTGGTGGTGGCCCCCTGTCCGTAGATCCACTTAATAAAAATGACCGTACCCAGAATGCGCACCTGCTGCTTTTCGGGCCGACAGGTGCCGGTAAATCTGCCACTGCGCTCGATAAACTGGCTCAGATGGTGGCAATCTACCGCCCCCGTATATTTTTGCTGGAAGCGGGTAACAGCTTCGGTCTGTTTGGAGATTACTGTAATTCGCTGGGGCTCTCAGTGCACCGTGTCAGTATCAAGCCTGGTAAGGTTATTTCACTTGCTCCGTTTGGCGATTCACATCTGCTCATGCAGGCGAAACCTGAGACGTTAGTGACAAGCGAAGAGGCCCTCCCTGACATTGATGAAGATGATGAGGACAAGGACGAAGAACGTGACATTCTGGGTGAAATGGAGATTGCAGCGCGGTTGATGATCACCGGTGGTGAAGCAGCAGAAGAGGAGCGAATGACACGCGCCGACCGCGGTATGATTCGTGAGGCGATACTCATTGCGGCTCGTAAAGCGTTTGACGAAAACCGCCAGATGCTACCGGAAGATTTAATGTTCTCGCTTGAGAACATTGCCCGCGATGTCAGCATGGGAGAAGACGGCCGCGAGAAACGCACGCCAGCGCGACGTGCGCGAGCTGAAGAGATGGCAGAAGCATTACGCATGTTTACCGAAGGTTTTGAAGGGGAGTTGTTTAACCGTCCGGGCGCGCAATGGCCAGAGGCAGACGTGACTATTGTTGATTTAGGTACGCTGGCGCGTGAAGGCTATGAAGCTCAGATGGCCGTTGCTGTCATCTCGCTGCTTAATACGATTAACAACATCGCAGAAAGGGAACAGTTCAGCGATCGGGATATCATTGTGCCAATCGACGAAGCGCATATTGTAACTGCTAACCCGCTGTTGGGCCCGTATGCAACCAAAATTGTCAAAATGTGGCGTAAGCTCGGATCATGGCTGTGGTTGTTCACACAGAACCTGGAGGATTTCCCTGACACTGCGAAAAAAATGCTCAATATGGCGGAGTGGTGGATCTGCCTCGTTATGCCACCTGATGAAGTTGAACAAATAGCGCGATTTAAGACGCTCACAGAAGAGCAGAAGGCGATGCTGTTGTCCGCGACAAAACTTCCGAGAAAATACACAGAGGGAGTTATTTTGTCCCGTAAGGTACAGGCGTTGTTTCGTGCGGTCCCCCCCAGTTTGTACCTGGCGCTGGGAATGACTGAAAAAGAGGAAAAAGCCGAAAGACGGGCCATTATGAATGAATTAAATTGCTCGGAGCTTGAGGCCGCATTTCACGTTGCGCGCCGCCTCGATGAGAAACGTGGCATTGGTACTATTCAGGGGACAATATGA
- a CDS encoding TIGR03751 family conjugal transfer lipoprotein produces MLLSFNHLATVMLVVVSLALSGCSTSKEEMLPPGDSTMLELWNDGASSTHATNESRTTLRRPVTDSEREISQQVSNSYSRTQENEIQQTFPRLPNPDMVMYVFPHLAGGNTPVPGYSTVFPFYSQVQYALPGERTEDL; encoded by the coding sequence ATGTTGCTCAGTTTTAATCATCTGGCCACCGTTATGTTGGTCGTTGTATCGCTTGCCCTCTCGGGTTGCAGTACGTCAAAAGAGGAAATGTTGCCGCCTGGCGACAGCACCATGCTTGAATTATGGAACGATGGTGCATCGTCAACTCATGCTACCAACGAGAGCAGAACAACACTTCGCCGGCCAGTTACAGACAGCGAACGTGAGATCAGTCAGCAGGTCAGTAACAGCTACAGCCGCACCCAGGAAAATGAAATTCAGCAGACGTTTCCGCGTCTGCCAAATCCTGACATGGTCATGTATGTTTTTCCGCATCTGGCTGGCGGGAACACGCCGGTTCCAGGCTACAGCACCGTCTTTCCTTTCTACAGCCAGGTACAGTATGCGTTGCCTGGTGAGCGAACGGAGGATCTCTGA
- a CDS encoding TIGR03752 family integrating conjugative element protein has product MKKPASNLLVKIAVPVVVVGAIMIGVKSCTDKNDKNEAGQKTSNVALKDLTPEDLKALGVEGDTAQDTLRTLVGSYRKVQGRLDSLESDNKTLADENKELKKNSTNVDQQISQAVGQVRSEEAQKRAQLSSQVTDLSSQVNQLLDQLKNGSSGLTAGNKGNVAGSDIPVGLGYDNGLTGGTGNLSQTDGNGLQWVEPKDGIATDANGRPVSDKNSNNATGFSFATSFGAAGDAARQATSAVSTTVQNNIPGSEKNAAPVYTLPENSTLVGSRAMTALLGRIPIDGKVTDPYPFKVMIGKDNLTANGIELPDVQGAIVSGTATGDWTLSCVRGAITSITFVFTDGTVRTLPSPEGQGSNGGNQNSQGGNNSSIGWLSDDNGIPCISGTRKSNASTYLPTIAALAAASAAGDAVAENQNTSQTNGYGGVTSTLTGDAGQAVLGKALSGGMRETVDWVKARYGQTFDAIYVPPGQKVALHITRQLAIDYEEKGRKVKYDDFSLAGSSTGMD; this is encoded by the coding sequence ATGAAAAAGCCTGCTTCAAACCTGCTTGTGAAAATTGCTGTTCCCGTCGTAGTGGTGGGCGCCATCATGATTGGGGTTAAATCCTGTACAGATAAAAACGATAAAAATGAAGCAGGCCAGAAAACCTCTAATGTCGCCCTGAAGGACCTTACACCAGAAGATCTCAAAGCGCTGGGTGTGGAAGGTGACACCGCGCAGGATACTTTGCGTACCCTGGTTGGTAGTTACCGTAAGGTTCAGGGGCGCCTTGACAGCCTTGAAAGCGATAATAAAACGCTTGCTGATGAAAATAAGGAGCTGAAAAAAAATAGCACCAATGTTGATCAGCAAATCAGCCAGGCTGTGGGGCAAGTTCGTTCCGAAGAGGCTCAAAAACGTGCACAACTGAGTTCTCAGGTTACTGATCTGAGTTCGCAGGTGAACCAACTTCTTGACCAACTCAAAAATGGCTCCTCCGGCTTAACGGCAGGAAATAAAGGTAACGTTGCAGGCAGCGATATTCCAGTGGGACTGGGTTATGACAATGGACTGACCGGAGGCACGGGAAATCTATCTCAAACAGATGGCAACGGGTTGCAATGGGTTGAGCCGAAAGATGGTATTGCCACGGATGCGAATGGTCGACCTGTCTCAGATAAAAACAGTAATAACGCGACTGGTTTTTCTTTTGCCACCTCCTTTGGCGCTGCAGGTGATGCAGCCAGGCAGGCAACGTCAGCAGTAAGTACAACGGTCCAGAACAACATTCCCGGATCTGAAAAAAATGCTGCCCCTGTTTATACCCTTCCGGAAAACTCCACGCTTGTGGGTAGTCGGGCCATGACCGCGCTGTTGGGACGTATTCCCATTGATGGCAAGGTGACTGACCCTTACCCGTTCAAAGTGATGATCGGAAAAGACAACCTGACGGCAAATGGCATTGAATTGCCTGATGTACAGGGGGCGATCGTTTCGGGAACCGCTACGGGGGACTGGACGCTTTCCTGCGTACGCGGCGCCATAACAAGCATCACTTTTGTTTTTACTGATGGCACCGTTCGTACGCTTCCTTCACCTGAGGGGCAAGGCAGTAATGGTGGTAATCAGAACAGCCAGGGTGGGAATAACAGCAGTATTGGCTGGTTATCAGATGACAATGGCATTCCATGCATTTCAGGTACCCGAAAATCAAACGCTTCTACTTATCTGCCAACCATTGCCGCACTTGCAGCTGCCAGCGCAGCTGGGGACGCCGTGGCTGAAAACCAGAATACCAGCCAGACCAATGGCTATGGTGGTGTGACGTCTACGCTGACGGGGGATGCCGGTCAGGCCGTGTTGGGTAAGGCGTTATCCGGCGGTATGCGTGAGACCGTTGACTGGGTTAAAGCGCGATATGGTCAGACTTTTGACGCGATCTATGTACCGCCTGGACAGAAAGTGGCTTTACATATCACTCGTCAGTTGGCGATTGATTATGAAGAAAAAGGCCGCAAGGTGAAATATGACGATTTCAGCCTCGCTGGTAGCAGCACGGGCATGGACTGA
- a CDS encoding TIGR03749 family integrating conjugative element protein, whose product MKKFSVILLTLVLVSAGARAVELMKWERIPLQIPLTVGQERIVFVNKNVRVGFPPTLNDKLRIQSSGGVVYLDAKEAFPVTRLELQNKENGEILLLDVSAAPGKTTWEPVKIVYDGEVATASATDKQTVSSDGDSAGRQSSAEANAESRRPAKLNAPLPVVLTRYAAQNMYGPLRTVEPVPGVSQVSLKLPPRITTLMPSESVSVTPMAAWSLQGSSVIALQVRNRSAVKVILDPRSLQGQFTTATFQHRWLGRAGTPEDTTVLYLVTTGRPESAFIAEQRLPESEGKESKRSNRGAHK is encoded by the coding sequence TTGAAAAAATTCTCAGTGATCCTGCTGACCCTGGTACTGGTCTCAGCCGGAGCTCGTGCTGTTGAGCTTATGAAATGGGAACGGATACCTTTGCAGATTCCCCTGACTGTAGGGCAGGAGCGAATCGTTTTTGTAAACAAAAACGTGCGAGTGGGGTTTCCGCCCACACTCAACGACAAGCTGCGTATTCAAAGCTCCGGAGGTGTAGTTTATCTCGATGCGAAAGAAGCCTTTCCGGTGACGAGACTGGAACTTCAGAACAAGGAAAACGGGGAAATACTTCTACTTGATGTTTCTGCTGCCCCCGGTAAAACCACGTGGGAACCTGTCAAAATTGTCTACGACGGAGAAGTGGCTACCGCTTCGGCGACCGATAAACAGACGGTCAGCAGTGATGGGGACAGTGCCGGCCGTCAGTCGTCGGCAGAGGCAAATGCAGAAAGCCGGAGGCCCGCAAAACTCAATGCGCCGCTGCCCGTTGTCCTGACTCGTTATGCCGCACAGAACATGTATGGACCGTTGAGAACGGTAGAGCCCGTACCGGGAGTAAGTCAGGTTTCACTGAAGCTTCCTCCCCGGATCACCACACTTATGCCCTCTGAGTCCGTCAGCGTCACGCCGATGGCTGCCTGGAGTCTGCAGGGCAGCAGTGTAATTGCGCTGCAGGTGCGTAACCGATCAGCAGTAAAGGTCATCCTCGATCCTCGTTCGCTGCAAGGTCAGTTTACTACTGCGACTTTCCAGCACCGTTGGCTGGGGCGTGCCGGTACACCGGAAGACACGACAGTTCTATATCTGGTTACTACAGGACGTCCCGAAAGTGCCTTTATTGCTGAACAGCGTTTACCCGAATCTGAAGGAAAGGAGAGTAAGCGGAGTAACCGAGGAGCACATAAATGA
- a CDS encoding TIGR03746 family integrating conjugative element protein → MSRFRNGITARDNHIISLRIACVLLALGLFVTSLGWMRAPSELTIHNPPDLRSGSTRKWWEVPPSTVYSFAFYIFQQLNSWPKNGEADYTAKIAQMSPYLTPSCQDFLNKDAEMRKNNDELRDRVRVVYEIPRRGYSNRSVTIIDEDHWVVRLDLVADEYFHTEPVKRALARYPMKVVRWEGDPERNPFGLALDCYDSAPQRLEAISLPEPEQKSGAFN, encoded by the coding sequence ATGAGTCGTTTTCGTAACGGTATAACCGCCCGCGATAATCATATTATTTCGCTACGTATCGCTTGTGTTTTGCTGGCTTTGGGACTGTTCGTCACCAGTCTGGGATGGATGCGAGCACCCTCGGAGCTGACAATTCACAACCCACCTGACCTGCGTTCCGGCAGTACCCGAAAATGGTGGGAGGTCCCGCCATCTACGGTTTACAGTTTTGCTTTTTACATTTTTCAGCAACTGAATTCCTGGCCGAAAAATGGGGAAGCTGACTACACAGCCAAAATTGCCCAAATGAGCCCGTATTTGACGCCGTCCTGTCAGGATTTTCTCAATAAGGACGCCGAGATGCGCAAGAATAATGACGAGCTGCGCGATCGTGTACGCGTGGTATACGAAATCCCCCGTCGTGGTTACAGTAACCGCAGCGTGACCATCATTGATGAAGATCATTGGGTGGTACGGCTGGACCTGGTAGCTGACGAATATTTCCATACCGAACCCGTTAAGCGTGCCCTGGCGCGTTATCCAATGAAAGTGGTTCGCTGGGAAGGTGACCCAGAGCGAAATCCGTTTGGACTGGCACTGGATTGCTATGACAGCGCGCCACAAAGACTTGAGGCGATCTCCTTGCCTGAGCCAGAACAAAAGTCGGGAGCATTCAATTGA